One genomic segment of Nicotiana tabacum mitochondrion, complete genome includes these proteins:
- the orf130a gene encoding hypothetical protein, whose translation MICFMDSYIISSPNEVVPNVTGSELVGGPEILRMDQGNPDAPPAIPHAEQAMGDLDLALRLGPPSPTKEALERELSTFLSSFGNREVRRDVLEGTIRKLDLNSASPEKLFFEDPTTYAGTFQQTGCCFHS comes from the coding sequence ATGATTTGTTTTATGGACAGTTATATTATTTCCAGTCCAAATGAGGTAGTGCCTAATGTCACCGGGAGCGAGTTGGTAGGGGGGCCTGAGATCTTGAGAATGGATCAAGGAAATCCTGATGCTCCGCCAGCCATTCCTCATGCTGAACAGGCTATGGGGGATCTGGATCTAGCCTTGCGATTGGGGCCGCCGAGCCCAACAAAAGAGGCTCTCGAAAGAGAGCTTTCGACCTTTCTTTCTTCCTTTGGAAATAGGGAAGTTAGAAGGGATGTCTTGGAAGGGACAATAAGGAAACTCGACTTGAACAGCGCGTCCCCAGAAAAGCTTTTTTTTGAGGATCCGACAACTTATGCAGGAACTTTCCAACAGACCGGTTGCTGCTTCCACAGCTAA